A window of the Paenibacillus woosongensis genome harbors these coding sequences:
- a CDS encoding adenylosuccinate synthase, whose amino-acid sequence MSTVVVVGTQWGDEGKGKITDYLAESAEVVARYQGGNNAGHTILIDGKKYKLSLIPSGIFYKDKICVIGNGMVVNPAALIEEIHYIHDNGFTTDNLVISDRAHVIMPYHTVLDALEEDRKGPNKIGTTRKGIGPAYMDKAARNGIRIADLLDPEEFETKLRHLMKEKNHIIEQVYGAEPLDVEEVLKQYLGYAEIVRPYVRDTSVILNDAIDAKRKVLFEGAQGVMLDIDQGTYPFVTSSNPSAGGVCIGSGVGPSKIDQVIGVAKAYTTRVGDGPFPTELNDAVGDSIREAGHEYGTVTGRPRRVGWFDSVVVRHARRVSGLTGLSLNSLDVLTGLKTVKICTGYKYRGEVISHYPASLKMLAECEAVYEELPGWSEDITGVKTLDDLPETTRNYVKRVSELTGIPIAIFSVGRNRDQTNQVLPIYE is encoded by the coding sequence ATGTCAACAGTAGTCGTTGTCGGAACGCAATGGGGAGACGAAGGTAAGGGCAAAATCACCGATTATCTGGCGGAAAGCGCAGAGGTGGTGGCGCGTTACCAAGGCGGAAACAACGCTGGTCACACCATACTTATTGACGGGAAGAAGTACAAACTGAGCTTAATTCCATCGGGTATTTTTTATAAGGACAAAATATGCGTTATCGGTAACGGGATGGTCGTAAACCCGGCAGCCCTTATCGAGGAAATCCATTATATTCATGACAACGGATTTACGACGGACAATCTGGTGATCAGCGATCGCGCGCATGTCATCATGCCTTACCATACGGTCCTGGATGCGCTGGAGGAGGACCGCAAGGGGCCGAACAAGATCGGTACAACTCGTAAAGGGATTGGCCCGGCTTACATGGACAAAGCCGCGCGCAACGGCATCCGGATCGCCGACCTGCTCGATCCCGAGGAGTTCGAGACAAAGCTGCGCCATCTCATGAAGGAGAAGAACCATATTATCGAGCAGGTATATGGCGCTGAGCCGCTGGACGTTGAGGAAGTGCTGAAGCAATATTTAGGGTATGCGGAAATCGTCCGGCCATATGTTCGGGACACGTCAGTCATTCTGAATGATGCTATCGACGCGAAGCGCAAAGTGTTGTTTGAGGGCGCCCAAGGCGTCATGCTGGATATCGACCAGGGCACGTATCCGTTCGTGACTTCCTCGAATCCGTCGGCAGGCGGGGTTTGCATTGGCTCCGGCGTTGGCCCGTCGAAGATCGATCAGGTCATCGGCGTGGCGAAAGCCTACACGACCCGTGTCGGCGACGGTCCGTTCCCAACGGAGTTAAACGATGCCGTCGGCGACTCGATCCGCGAGGCCGGGCATGAGTATGGCACCGTAACGGGACGGCCGCGCCGTGTTGGCTGGTTCGACAGCGTCGTCGTGCGCCATGCCCGCCGGGTGAGCGGCCTGACCGGCCTGTCCCTGAACTCGCTGGACGTGCTGACCGGCCTGAAGACGGTCAAGATCTGCACCGGCTATAAGTACCGGGGCGAAGTAATCAGCCATTACCCGGCCAGCCTCAAGATGCTTGCAGAGTGCGAAGCGGTCTACGAGGAACTCCCAGGCTGGTCCGAGGACATCACCGGGGTGAAAACCCTCGATGATCTGCCGGAAACGACGCGGAATTACGTAAAGCGTGTATCCGAGCTGACAGGCATTCCGATCGCGATCTTCTCCGTGGGACGAAACCGCGATCAGACAAACCAAGTGCTGCCGATTTATGAATAA
- the dnaB gene encoding replicative DNA helicase has translation MAGDQFFDRIPPQNLEAEQAVLGAILLQSEALITAMERVRTEDFYDPPHQLIYEAMVQLGEESQPIDLVTLTSKLQDRGELEDIGGVSYLAKLANAVPTAANVDYYARIIEEKSMLRRLIRTATQIVSEGYAGGEDVGGLLSDAERKILEISNSRSGSGFIAIRDVLMEVFEKVEELHQNRGNTTGIPSGFVDLDRMTSGFQRNDLIIVAARPSVGKTAFALNIAQNVAVRAKETVAIFSLEMSAAQLVQRMICAEANLDAGVMRTGDFKNDDDWSKLTMGIAALSESEIYIDDTPGVTVADIRAKCRRLKKEKGLGMIVIDYLQLIHGRGKPGENRQQEVSEISRTLKQIARELEVPVIALSQLSRGVEQRQDKRPMMSDLRESGSIEQDADIVAFLYRDDYYNQETEKKNIIEIIIAKQRNGPVGTVELVFLKNFNKFANYERAHTDAFAG, from the coding sequence ATGGCGGGAGATCAATTTTTCGACCGTATTCCCCCGCAGAATCTTGAAGCGGAGCAGGCGGTGCTTGGGGCAATACTGCTGCAGTCGGAAGCGCTGATTACCGCCATGGAACGGGTGCGGACGGAAGATTTCTATGATCCTCCTCACCAATTAATCTATGAAGCCATGGTGCAGCTTGGCGAGGAAAGTCAGCCGATCGACCTGGTTACGCTAACCTCGAAGCTTCAGGATCGGGGGGAGCTGGAGGATATCGGCGGAGTCAGTTATCTGGCGAAGCTGGCTAACGCGGTGCCTACGGCGGCTAACGTCGACTACTACGCTCGCATCATAGAAGAGAAGTCCATGCTTCGCCGACTTATCCGTACGGCTACGCAAATCGTTAGCGAGGGTTATGCGGGCGGTGAAGATGTCGGCGGCCTGCTGAGCGATGCGGAGCGGAAAATCCTCGAAATTTCCAATAGCCGATCCGGCAGCGGCTTTATTGCAATACGCGATGTTTTAATGGAAGTGTTCGAAAAAGTGGAGGAGCTGCACCAAAATCGGGGCAATACCACGGGAATCCCTTCGGGCTTCGTCGATCTCGATCGGATGACGTCCGGCTTCCAGCGGAATGACCTGATTATCGTGGCGGCTCGTCCATCTGTCGGTAAGACGGCGTTTGCCCTGAACATTGCCCAGAACGTGGCCGTTCGGGCCAAAGAGACCGTCGCCATCTTCAGTCTGGAGATGTCGGCGGCTCAGCTCGTTCAGCGGATGATTTGCGCGGAGGCGAATCTGGACGCGGGAGTCATGCGAACAGGGGACTTCAAAAACGACGACGATTGGTCCAAGCTGACGATGGGGATTGCCGCATTGTCGGAATCGGAGATTTATATCGATGATACGCCTGGGGTAACGGTAGCCGATATTCGGGCGAAGTGCCGCCGGCTCAAGAAGGAGAAAGGCCTTGGCATGATCGTGATCGATTACCTGCAGCTTATCCATGGGCGCGGCAAGCCGGGGGAGAACCGGCAGCAGGAGGTATCGGAAATATCGCGTACGCTGAAGCAAATCGCCCGTGAGCTTGAGGTTCCGGTCATCGCCTTGTCCCAGCTTAGCCGGGGCGTAGAGCAGCGGCAGGACAAGCGGCCGATGATGTCCGACTTGCGGGAGTCGGGTTCGATTGAGCAGGATGCGGATATCGTCGCATTCTTGTACCGGGATGATTACTACAATCAGGAGACGGAGAAAAAGAACATCATCGAGATTATCATTGCCAAACAGCGTAACGGCCCGGTCGGTACCGTAGAGCTGGTGTTCTTGAAGAACTTCAATAAGTTCGCGAATTACGAACGCGCGCATACTGACGCGTTTGCGGGGTGA
- the rplI gene encoding 50S ribosomal protein L9, giving the protein MRVIFLKDVKGQGKKGEIKNVSEGYAQNFLIPRGLVRVATEGNVKTLEVQNAAEEKRKAQEKAEAVELGKKLEEMTVTLQAKAGEGGRLFGAITNKQIAEALAKAGVKIDRRKIELAEPIRTLGVTQVPVKLHPDVKSTLKVQVTEE; this is encoded by the coding sequence ATGAGAGTCATTTTCTTAAAGGACGTAAAGGGTCAAGGCAAAAAAGGGGAAATTAAAAACGTATCCGAAGGTTACGCACAGAACTTTCTGATTCCGCGGGGGCTGGTTCGTGTAGCTACCGAAGGCAACGTTAAGACGCTGGAGGTTCAGAATGCGGCGGAAGAGAAGCGCAAGGCTCAGGAGAAGGCAGAAGCTGTCGAGCTGGGCAAAAAGCTGGAGGAGATGACAGTAACACTGCAAGCCAAAGCGGGAGAGGGCGGCCGCCTGTTCGGAGCGATCACGAATAAGCAAATCGCCGAAGCCTTGGCGAAAGCGGGCGTGAAGATCGACCGGCGCAAAATCGAGCTTGCCGAGCCGATCCGGACGCTGGGCGTCACTCAGGTGCCAGTGAAGCTGCACCCCGACGTGAAGTCGACGTTGAAGGTTCAAGTGACGGAGGAATAA